The DNA window TTATCCCCATTGTTCGGATTGATCTTTTATGTCGATATCAGCAATCACTACGAAAGGGGAAGCATTTTCGCGCTTTTTGTTGCGGTTTATATCATCAACATCATTATCCTGGTGATCGGCACTTTGCGCATGTGCCGAAAGTTTTTATATCCGATTAAAAGTAAAATTATCGCCTTGTCTCTGTTTACTGTTGCCGGTACCTGTATTCAGCTTTTGGTTCCGTCGGTTTATACCTCGTGGCATTGCGTAACGCTGTCATTGTTTTTGTATTATATTTTACTTTCCGAATTTGACGGCAGTTTTGATACACTGACGAATCTGTACAACAGGGCAGCATTTGAGAACGCCGTTAAAAAGCTGAAAGGCCGTAAGATGTTTTGCATTGTCGTTATGGACATCGACGATTTTAAAAAACTCAACGACACTTTCGGGCACGATTACGGAGATATTGTTTTAAAAAGAGTGGCGGAGATTATACAAAACTCGTTTGACAATGAATGTACCTGTTATCGAATTGGCGGAGATGAATTTTGTATTGTCTGCAGAGATGCAAAACGAAAAACGGTTGAAAAACAGCTGAAATGCCTCACAGACAACCTTACCCGGGAACGCGCGAACGACCGCCGTTTACCAACCGTCGCATATGGTTACAGTTTTTTTCAAAGCGGTAAAAATTCGGATTTTCTAAAGCAGTTGAAGGAAGCTGACGATCAGATGTACCGGTTTAAACAACTTCGAAAAAATAATTCCTTACCGACCGACATTCAACCCGGTGATCAATAAAAAGTAGTCGGCGCTTCATTAAGTAATAAGAACAAAACACGAAAAAAGGGAACCATCCGTTTGGTTCCCTTTAAAATTATAAATGAACAAAGACATAATATAGATTTATAGATTAAAAACTCTTGGCTTTTTCTTTTGCTTCTCCGATTGCTTTACCTACAATCGCTTCGACGTCATTTCCGACGATATCCAATGCGTCAGCGGAAACAGTCGTAAAATCGGGGATCCCCAAAAAGCCGAAGATCGTCCGAAGATAGCGGTCTCCCATTTCAAATGACGAATACGGTTCAACCGAATATTCTCCGCCTCTTGCGGAAATATTGATTGCCTTTTTATTCCGGCACAGACCGACCGCGCCTTCTGCGGTATATTTAAACGTGATTCCGGTCACGCAGATATAGTCGATATAGGCCTTCAAAATTGCCGGAATACTCAGATTCCACAGCGGTTCGGCGATGACATATTTGTCCGCTTCGGCGAA is part of the Oscillospiraceae bacterium genome and encodes:
- a CDS encoding FMN-dependent NADH-azoreductase, with the protein product MSSVLYIKANAKPEGQSKTFRISDEFISTYRKVHPDDKIKTLDLYKEGIDFLSADDINTVFGPKTTGSRNHPILKYAYQFAEADKYVIAEPLWNLSIPAILKAYIDYICVTGITFKYTAEGAVGLCRNKKAINISARGGEYSVEPYSSFEMGDRYLRTIFGFLGIPDFTTVSADALDIVGNDVEAIVGKAIGEAKEKAKSF
- a CDS encoding GGDEF domain-containing protein; this encodes MPTVLNIVAVVLSPLFGLIFYVDISNHYERGSIFALFVAVYIINIIILVIGTLRMCRKFLYPIKSKIIALSLFTVAGTCIQLLVPSVYTSWHCVTLSLFLYYILLSEFDGSFDTLTNLYNRAAFENAVKKLKGRKMFCIVVMDIDDFKKLNDTFGHDYGDIVLKRVAEIIQNSFDNECTCYRIGGDEFCIVCRDAKRKTVEKQLKCLTDNLTRERANDRRLPTVAYGYSFFQSGKNSDFLKQLKEADDQMYRFKQLRKNNSLPTDIQPGDQ